Proteins from one Penicillium digitatum chromosome 2, complete sequence genomic window:
- a CDS encoding UMTA methyltransferase family protein, with translation MASVYESDDRSQESSPEPQIPHPSPQHHPLNDQTNAPINANGPIVVDDFSDEESEFNSDSDLTSLSSSVLEYEYENGRRYHSNRTGHYMMPNDEEEQDRMDLAHHIWLLMMKGELHKAPVTNPQKILDLGTGTGIWALDIAEKFPSAKVIGNDISAIQPNWVTPNVEFIVEDFEREWLYEKNSFDFIHARLLSGCVADWSQFFARIFDHVKPGGYFEIQESAVWGWSDDGTLKPDSPLLQYLHALNMAGKAMGRELNIYHKLERWMVDAGFEDVQQFTYLLPYSPWPRDPHLKECGKYQAVMAQQAVESYGLRLCTQVLGWGAEPSRIFQAMVKKHLRDKQMHAYVKEVVVYGRKPLKRR, from the exons ATGGCTTCTGTATATGAAAGCGATGACCGGAGTCAGGAATCAAGTCCTGAACCCCAAATTCCTCATCCCAGTCCCCAACACCATCCACTCAATGACCAAACAAACGCTCCGATCAACGCCAATGGCCCAATTGTTGTCGATGATTTCAGT GACGAAGAAAGTGAATTTAACAGTGACTCTGATCTGACATCTCTTTCTTCGAGCGTTCTGGAATATGAATATGAGAATGGTCGGCGGTATCACAGCAACCGAACT GGACATTACAT GATGCCAAAcgatgaagaagagcaagaccGGATGGACTTG GCACATCATAT ATGGCTGCTGATGATGAAGGGAGAGTTACACAAAGCCCCAGTCACAAATCCCCAAAAGATCCTTGATCTCGGAACCGGCACTGGCATCTGGGCTCTTGATATTGCTGA GAAATTCCCTAGTGCCAAGGTAATCGGAAACGACATCAGCGCGATCCAACCAAACTGGGTCACCCCGAATGTGGAGTTCATCGTCGAAGACTTCGAACGCGAATGGCTGTATGAGAAAAACAGCTTTGACTTCATCCACGCACGTCTACTCTCCGG ATGCGTCGCAGACTGGTCTCAGTTCTTCGCACGGATCTTCGACCATGTGAAACCAGGTGGGTACTTCGAGATCCAAGAAAGCGCCGTCTGGGGCTGGAGCGACGACGGTACCCTCAAGCCCGACTCGCCGCTGCTTCAGTACCTACACGCCCTCAATATGGCAGGGAAGGCAATGGGACGGGAGCTCAATATCTACCATAAACTGGAACgctggatggttgatgcgGGCTTTGAAGATGTGCAGCAGTTTACATATCTTCTGCCGTACTCACCGTGGCCGCGAGACCCTCACCTAAAGGAGTGTGGGAAGTATCAGGCTGTGATGGCCCAGCAGGCTGTGGAGTCTTATGGGTTGCGGCTTTGTACGCAGGTTCTTGGTTGGGGCGCGGAGCCTTCGCGGATCTTTCAGGCGATGGTTAAGAAGCACCTGAGGGATAAGCAGATGCATGCCTATGTTAAGGA GGTTGTTGTTTATGGCAGGAAGCCTTTGAAGCGACGGTGA